In Mycobacterium stomatepiae, the following are encoded in one genomic region:
- a CDS encoding LLM class flavin-dependent oxidoreductase encodes MKFLLITLITHVPDPVSGAKKSPADRLREVLDKAVLAEELGFDGFAVGERHEDPFISSSPPVVLSNIAARTSKIALFTGVTTLSLLDPVRAFEDYSTLDNLSGGRLELIIGKGNGAAQAELFHVTAEDQWQRNREGYELFRMLWDNEAVTWSGRFRPPLVNAKALPRPLQNRIRIWHGSATSQASVDLAARHGDPIFSANVINPIEPYAELVSHYRQRWEFYGHRAQDALVGAGTAGFYVAPTAQEAVAAYRPMFEARLAFARQAGMPVVFESMEDFVERSSALVGSPEQVIDKVGRYHEQLGHEVMHVSADADGVTPAQQRRSFELFQSEVAPILRARIPSRPLIAQLDTNSVVK; translated from the coding sequence ATGAAGTTCCTGCTGATAACTCTGATCACGCACGTTCCAGATCCGGTTTCGGGAGCAAAGAAGAGCCCGGCCGACCGGTTGCGCGAAGTGCTCGACAAGGCGGTTCTCGCCGAGGAACTGGGATTCGACGGCTTTGCGGTGGGCGAGCGGCACGAGGACCCGTTCATCTCGTCCTCGCCACCGGTGGTGCTGAGCAACATCGCGGCACGCACGTCGAAAATCGCTCTGTTCACCGGGGTTACCACGTTGAGCCTGCTCGATCCGGTGCGCGCGTTTGAAGACTATTCGACGCTGGACAATCTCTCCGGCGGACGCCTCGAACTGATCATCGGCAAGGGCAACGGTGCGGCACAGGCCGAGCTGTTCCACGTGACGGCCGAGGATCAATGGCAGCGCAACCGCGAGGGCTACGAGTTGTTCCGCATGCTGTGGGACAACGAGGCCGTGACGTGGTCGGGCCGCTTCCGCCCTCCCCTGGTCAACGCCAAGGCACTTCCGCGACCGCTGCAGAACCGGATTCGAATCTGGCATGGCAGCGCGACGAGTCAGGCGTCCGTCGACCTCGCGGCCCGGCACGGCGATCCGATCTTCTCCGCCAATGTCATCAACCCGATTGAGCCTTACGCCGAGCTGGTAAGCCACTACCGGCAACGGTGGGAGTTCTACGGCCACCGCGCCCAGGACGCCCTGGTCGGTGCCGGGACCGCCGGGTTCTACGTCGCTCCGACAGCACAAGAAGCCGTCGCCGCCTACCGGCCGATGTTCGAAGCGCGCCTGGCGTTCGCTCGCCAGGCCGGGATGCCGGTGGTGTTCGAGTCGATGGAAGATTTCGTCGAGCGCAGCTCCGCTTTGGTGGGCAGTCCCGAGCAGGTGATCGACAAGGTCGGTCGCTATCACGAGCAACTGGGTCACGAGGTGATGCACGTGTCCGCCGATGCTGACGGAGTGACGCCCGCCCAGCAGCGTCGTAGCTTCGAACTGTTTCAGTCCGAGGTAGCGCCCATCCTTCGCGCGCGTATTCCGAGTCGCCCCTTGATCGCTCAGTTAGACACCAATAGCGTTGTCAAGTAG
- a CDS encoding NUDIX hydrolase, whose amino-acid sequence MTIPYDEALRERIRNHLAGHERRAMIDPTKRHAAVAVVLVDSEVGEDRVDPVSVEDWNVGRPMPAEDLDGRMVDVSGGAAFLLCRRASRLATHAAQWALPGGRLDSGETAVDAALRELDEEVGVTLPDSTVLGLLDDYPTRSGYVITPVVIWGGGRLDPDPAPDEVVAVYRVGLHQLQRDDSPRFITIKESPRPVVQIPLGNDLIHAPTGAVLLQLRWLCLEGRHDPVDQLEEPVFAWK is encoded by the coding sequence ATGACCATCCCCTACGACGAGGCGCTGCGGGAGCGGATTCGCAATCATCTTGCGGGCCACGAGCGTCGCGCGATGATCGATCCGACCAAGCGGCACGCCGCCGTCGCGGTGGTATTGGTCGATTCGGAGGTCGGGGAGGACCGGGTGGATCCGGTGTCGGTCGAGGACTGGAACGTCGGTCGCCCGATGCCGGCAGAGGACCTGGACGGGCGCATGGTCGACGTGTCCGGCGGAGCGGCATTTCTACTGTGCCGCAGGGCTTCTCGCCTCGCCACACACGCTGCTCAGTGGGCCCTCCCGGGCGGCCGGCTCGATTCGGGCGAGACGGCGGTCGACGCCGCGTTACGCGAATTGGACGAGGAGGTTGGTGTCACGCTGCCGGATTCGACGGTGTTGGGCCTGCTCGATGACTACCCGACCCGATCCGGCTATGTGATCACGCCGGTGGTGATCTGGGGAGGCGGACGGCTCGATCCCGATCCCGCGCCCGACGAGGTCGTGGCGGTGTACCGGGTGGGGCTACACCAGCTGCAACGTGACGACTCGCCGCGGTTCATCACCATCAAAGAGAGCCCGCGACCGGTCGTGCAGATCCCGCTGGGCAATGACCTCATCCACGCGCCGACCGGCGCGGTGTTGTTGCAGTTGCGTTGGCTGTGCCTGGAAGGCCGTCACGATCCGGTCGATCAGCTCGAGGAGCCGGTGTTTGCATGGAAGTAG
- a CDS encoding TIGR03854 family LLM class F420-dependent oxidoreductase: MKIRFGVGLGADSTPDQLAGIVDHLENSGVDSLWFSELVYAPTVDPVVGMAYALARTTRLKVGTSVAVLPGRHPVLVAKQLASLAAIAPKRVLPVFGLRSAIPAERELFAVPDGERAAVFDESLRVLRSALADDSASYHGRYFTVSGAVITPKPAPPLDIWLGGSAPAAFRRVGALADGWLGSFLTPDEARAGREVIERAAEQAGRRIEPDHFGISLGVANGELSPELVEAARRRRPDVDPGDLIASDWDRLHRQLDAYLEAGLTKFVIRPAGRETVDGFVDRFVAELLGRQN, translated from the coding sequence GTGAAGATTCGTTTCGGGGTTGGACTGGGTGCGGACAGCACACCCGATCAGCTCGCCGGCATCGTCGATCATCTGGAGAACAGCGGGGTCGACTCGTTGTGGTTCTCCGAGCTGGTCTACGCCCCGACGGTGGATCCCGTCGTCGGCATGGCCTACGCGCTCGCCCGCACGACCCGGTTGAAGGTGGGCACATCGGTGGCGGTGCTGCCGGGGCGCCATCCGGTGTTGGTGGCCAAACAGCTGGCGTCGTTGGCCGCCATCGCACCCAAGCGGGTTCTTCCGGTCTTCGGGTTGCGGTCGGCGATTCCGGCCGAGCGCGAACTGTTCGCGGTCCCCGATGGCGAGCGCGCGGCGGTGTTCGATGAGTCGCTGCGAGTGCTGCGTTCGGCGCTAGCCGACGATTCAGCCAGTTATCACGGGCGCTACTTCACGGTCAGCGGGGCGGTGATCACGCCGAAACCTGCTCCACCACTGGATATTTGGTTGGGCGGCTCGGCACCGGCGGCGTTTCGCCGCGTCGGTGCCTTGGCCGATGGCTGGCTGGGCAGCTTCCTCACCCCGGATGAGGCGCGGGCCGGGCGCGAGGTGATTGAGCGGGCCGCAGAGCAGGCCGGCCGGCGGATCGAGCCCGACCACTTCGGTATTTCGCTGGGCGTGGCCAATGGTGAGTTGTCTCCGGAGCTGGTCGAAGCGGCCCGCCGGCGGCGTCCGGACGTCGATCCCGGTGATCTGATCGCCTCGGACTGGGATCGGCTGCACCGGCAACTCGACGCCTATCTGGAGGCGGGATTGACGAAATTCGTCATCCGGCCCGCCGGTCGAGAGACGGTGGACGGCTTCGTCGATCGTTTCGTCGCCGAGCTGCTCGGCCGACAGAACTGA
- a CDS encoding nuclear transport factor 2 family protein, with the protein MHPFRKAVEDRDEAAIQALLADTVVFTSPVAFKPYVGKPITAAILRGVLRIFEDFHYVREIAGADGRDHALVFETGISGVPGVKITGCDFLHFDDDGLIDEFMVMVRPLSGAMALSEAMGAQFARIQQEALELG; encoded by the coding sequence ATGCATCCGTTCCGGAAGGCGGTCGAGGACCGCGACGAGGCAGCCATCCAGGCATTGCTGGCCGACACCGTGGTGTTCACCAGCCCGGTGGCGTTCAAGCCGTATGTGGGTAAGCCGATCACCGCGGCGATTCTGCGGGGTGTGCTGCGGATCTTCGAGGACTTCCACTACGTCCGTGAGATCGCGGGCGCCGACGGGCGCGACCATGCACTCGTCTTCGAGACAGGAATCTCCGGCGTGCCGGGCGTAAAGATCACCGGGTGCGACTTTCTGCACTTCGACGACGACGGCCTGATCGACGAATTCATGGTGATGGTGCGTCCGCTGTCGGGAGCGATGGCGTTATCCGAGGCGATGGGCGCCCAGTTCGCACGGATCCAGCAGGAGGCCTTGGAACTGGGCTAG
- a CDS encoding TetR/AcrR family transcriptional regulator — MPAKVRDGEATRSTILATARSQFGNQGFERTTIRSIAAEAGVDPALVMHYFGSKAELFAAASRIDVKFPDLSHIPPEQVAHVLLPMFVAVWGPHGPFLPLLRAAATNRSAADALVEVFVDQVAPALAAVVPDRAAERAALMGSQLLGLAVARNILRLPPLADMEDAQLVEWLRPVFVHYLADPAP; from the coding sequence ATGCCGGCAAAAGTCCGCGATGGAGAGGCCACCCGGTCGACGATTCTGGCCACCGCGCGATCGCAGTTCGGAAATCAAGGCTTCGAACGCACCACCATCCGTTCGATCGCCGCGGAGGCGGGCGTCGACCCCGCACTTGTGATGCATTACTTCGGAAGCAAGGCAGAGCTTTTCGCGGCGGCCTCGAGAATCGACGTCAAATTCCCCGACCTATCACACATCCCACCAGAACAGGTTGCGCACGTATTGCTGCCGATGTTCGTCGCGGTGTGGGGACCGCATGGACCGTTCCTGCCGCTACTGCGCGCGGCGGCGACGAATCGGAGCGCGGCGGATGCGCTGGTGGAAGTGTTCGTCGATCAGGTGGCGCCGGCGCTGGCCGCCGTCGTTCCCGATCGTGCTGCCGAACGCGCGGCGTTGATGGGGTCGCAACTGCTCGGTCTGGCGGTGGCCCGGAACATCCTGCGCCTTCCACCGCTGGCCGACATGGAAGACGCCCAGCTTGTCGAATGGCTGCGACCCGTGTTCGTGCACTACCTCGCGGATCCGGCACCATGA